A genomic region of Streptosporangium lutulentum contains the following coding sequences:
- a CDS encoding DUF1048 domain-containing protein, translated as MDTESNEPKSRYRQYLEVVTGPLEDKRRWRQYKARVKKLPESYRTAVEALERYLMHFGPGDGGEAASMYEDLADLFEQSAASGTSIREVVGEDPVEFAEAFLQNYPVGRWISRERERLADAIERAAGEDTGKEERTV; from the coding sequence ATGGACACAGAGTCGAACGAGCCGAAGAGCCGCTACCGGCAGTACCTGGAAGTGGTCACCGGGCCACTGGAGGACAAGAGGCGCTGGCGGCAGTACAAGGCGCGCGTCAAAAAGCTTCCCGAGAGCTATCGCACGGCGGTCGAAGCGCTGGAGCGGTACCTGATGCACTTCGGGCCAGGGGACGGCGGCGAGGCGGCCTCGATGTACGAGGACCTCGCCGATCTGTTCGAGCAGAGCGCGGCGAGCGGAACCTCGATCCGCGAAGTCGTCGGGGAAGACCCCGTGGAGTTCGCCGAGGCGTTCCTTCAGAACTACCCGGTGGGGCGGTGGATCAGCCGGGAGCGGGAACGGCTGGCCGACGCCATCGAGCGCGCCGCCGGCGAAGACACCGGAAAAGAAGAGAGGACCGTCTGA
- a CDS encoding PadR family transcriptional regulator, with protein MGKQTTEMLKGTLEGIVLAILSGRFAHGYEITAWLRDRGFSDIAEGTVYALLVRIERHGLVDVEKVPSEKGPPRKVYSLNAQGREYLEEFWRNWSFLAERLEQLRERDK; from the coding sequence ATGGGCAAGCAGACGACGGAGATGCTCAAGGGAACGCTGGAGGGCATCGTCCTGGCGATCCTGTCCGGCCGGTTCGCCCACGGCTACGAGATCACGGCGTGGCTGCGGGATCGGGGCTTCTCCGACATCGCCGAGGGCACCGTCTACGCGCTGCTCGTCAGGATCGAGCGGCACGGTCTCGTCGACGTGGAGAAGGTCCCGTCCGAGAAAGGGCCGCCACGCAAGGTGTACTCCCTGAACGCTCAGGGACGTGAGTATCTCGAAGAGTTCTGGAGGAACTGGAGCTTCCTCGCAGAACGGCTCGAACAGCTCCGCGAAAGAGACAAGTAG
- a CDS encoding TetR/AcrR family transcriptional regulator — protein sequence MKATPPAPMNGRKAQAARNDQVILEAARAVFVADPGAPVSAVAERAGVGISALYRRYAGKEDLLRKLCADGLKRYIAEAEAALADEGDPWTAFTAFMRRVVDADVHSLTINLAGTFTPTEDLYRDSAHASELATRVFDRARNAGVLRPGLNVADMAMIFDQLSAVHLGDETRTSQIRRRYLALILDAMHLTSAEPLPGPAPDAEEITRRWTAG from the coding sequence ATGAAGGCAACGCCCCCGGCGCCCATGAACGGCCGGAAGGCCCAGGCGGCTCGTAACGACCAGGTGATCCTGGAGGCCGCGCGCGCGGTCTTCGTCGCCGACCCCGGCGCACCGGTCTCGGCCGTCGCCGAACGTGCCGGAGTCGGCATCAGCGCCCTCTACCGCCGTTACGCCGGCAAGGAGGACCTGCTCCGCAAACTCTGCGCGGACGGCCTGAAGCGCTACATCGCCGAGGCCGAGGCGGCTCTGGCCGACGAGGGCGACCCGTGGACCGCCTTCACCGCGTTCATGCGCCGCGTCGTGGACGCCGACGTCCACTCCCTGACGATCAACCTGGCCGGGACCTTCACGCCCACCGAGGACCTCTACCGCGACTCCGCCCATGCGTCCGAACTCGCCACACGGGTCTTCGATCGCGCGAGGAACGCCGGCGTGCTCCGTCCCGGCCTGAACGTCGCCGACATGGCGATGATCTTTGATCAACTCTCCGCCGTCCACCTCGGCGACGAGACCAGAACCTCCCAGATCAGGCGCCGATACCTGGCCCTGATCCTCGACGCCATGCACCTGACCTCGGCGGAGCCCCTGCCCGGCCCGGCGCCCGACGCCGAGGAGATCACCCGGCGCTGGACCGCCGGGTAA
- a CDS encoding LysR family transcriptional regulator: MDLRQLRGFVAVAGAGTITEAANQLGLAPASTSEQIRRLESSLGVTLFERTPRGMRLTGPGRTLLAEARGLLDHAEAVRLAVTGQRREVRVGALEMLAATRLPGIIRRLAESRPDIDLDVTALSRQLLLAEIARGSLDAGLLLDSGVQIGGLGFVPPPELDFLDVGEVRLVLVAAPTGHADTLLVTEPACSIRMASDRMFGLDVRRRELPGVVTVREWAKQGLGMALLPDFAIAEDLAAGTLIPLEPEAPALALRMVWLNGREEGLRDLLYAMSS, encoded by the coding sequence ATGGATCTGAGGCAATTGCGGGGTTTTGTCGCGGTCGCCGGGGCGGGCACGATCACCGAAGCCGCGAACCAGCTGGGCCTGGCACCGGCCTCGACGTCGGAACAGATCCGCCGGCTGGAGAGCTCCCTCGGGGTGACGCTCTTCGAGCGCACTCCCCGGGGCATGCGGCTCACCGGGCCGGGACGGACCCTGCTCGCCGAGGCCCGCGGTCTGCTCGACCACGCGGAGGCGGTGCGGCTGGCGGTCACCGGGCAGCGCCGCGAGGTCCGGGTGGGCGCGCTGGAGATGCTCGCCGCGACCCGGCTGCCCGGCATCATCCGGCGCCTGGCCGAGTCCCGTCCCGACATCGACCTCGACGTCACCGCGCTCTCCAGGCAACTGCTGCTCGCCGAGATCGCACGGGGCTCCCTCGACGCCGGGCTGTTGCTCGACTCCGGGGTCCAGATCGGCGGCCTCGGTTTCGTCCCACCGCCCGAACTGGACTTCCTCGATGTGGGAGAGGTCCGGCTGGTGCTGGTCGCGGCCCCCACCGGGCACGCCGACACCCTGCTGGTGACCGAGCCCGCCTGCTCGATCCGGATGGCCTCCGACCGGATGTTCGGCCTCGACGTCAGGCGGCGGGAGTTGCCCGGCGTCGTCACCGTCAGGGAGTGGGCCAAGCAGGGGCTGGGCATGGCCCTGCTCCCCGACTTCGCGATCGCCGAGGACCTGGCGGCCGGCACTCTGATCCCGCTGGAGCCGGAGGCGCCGGCCCTGGCCCTGCGCATGGTCTGGCTCAACGGCCGCGAGGAGGGCCTGCGCGACCTGCTCTACGCCATGAGCTCCTGA